A genomic window from Sanguibacter antarcticus includes:
- the gatC gene encoding Asp-tRNA(Asn)/Glu-tRNA(Gln) amidotransferase subunit GatC, whose translation MSTLSRDEVARVAALARIDLRPEELDRLAGELVVIVDAIAEVSAVATPDIPATSHPLPLTNVFRDDVPVAPLDVADIMAAAPASEGGRFLVPQILGEES comes from the coding sequence ATGTCCACACTCTCCCGCGATGAGGTCGCGCGCGTCGCCGCTCTGGCACGCATCGACCTGCGACCAGAAGAACTCGACCGGCTGGCAGGTGAACTCGTCGTGATCGTTGACGCGATCGCCGAGGTGAGCGCCGTCGCCACCCCTGATATCCCTGCGACCAGCCATCCGCTGCCGCTGACGAACGTCTTCCGGGACGACGTGCCGGTCGCGCCGCTCGACGTCGCGGACATCATGGCGGCGGCTCCTGCCAGCGAGGGCGGGCGCTTTCTTGTACCTCAGATCCTCGGGGAGGAATCATGA
- the gatA gene encoding Asp-tRNA(Asn)/Glu-tRNA(Gln) amidotransferase subunit GatA, which translates to MTDLISRSASELAGMLASREISSVEVTQAHLDRIAAVDGAVHAFLHVSGESALATARRIDEQRAAGEPLHELAGVPIALKDIVVTKGVPTTAGSKILEGWLPPYDATIVERIKDAGLPILGKTNMDEFAMGSSTEHSAFGNTKNPWDLDRIPGGSGGGSAAAVAAFEAPLAIGTDTGGSIRQPGAVTGTVGVKPTYGGVSRYGLIAMASSLDQAGPVTRTVLDSALLHELVGGHDPRDSTSIDEPVPSLVDAARKGASMDLTGVRVGVVSELTGEGYQEGVSARFNESLDLLRAAGAEIIEVSCPSFRSALAAYYLIMPAEASSNLAKFDGMRFGLRVEPAEGPVTAERVMAATRGAGFGDEVKRRIILGTYALSAGYYDAYYGSAQKVRTLIQRDFEAAFGHADVLVSPTAPTTAFKFGEKLDDPLAMYLNDVATIPANLAGVPGMSLPNGLSDDGLPVGFQILAPARADDRLYLVGAALEAALEKTWGGPLLAQAPELETVR; encoded by the coding sequence ATGACCGACCTCATCAGTCGTTCCGCATCTGAGCTCGCCGGCATGCTTGCGTCGCGCGAGATCTCGAGCGTCGAGGTGACGCAGGCGCACCTCGACCGTATCGCCGCTGTTGACGGCGCTGTTCACGCGTTCCTCCATGTCAGCGGCGAAAGTGCTCTGGCTACTGCCCGTCGGATCGACGAGCAGCGTGCCGCTGGCGAACCGCTCCACGAGCTCGCGGGTGTTCCGATCGCGCTCAAGGACATCGTCGTGACGAAGGGCGTCCCCACGACAGCCGGCTCGAAGATCCTCGAAGGCTGGTTGCCGCCCTACGACGCCACGATCGTCGAGCGCATCAAAGACGCCGGTCTCCCGATCCTCGGCAAGACGAACATGGACGAGTTCGCCATGGGGTCGAGCACCGAGCACTCGGCATTCGGCAATACCAAGAACCCCTGGGACCTCGACAGGATCCCCGGCGGTTCTGGTGGAGGATCAGCGGCTGCCGTCGCTGCCTTCGAGGCACCGCTGGCGATCGGCACAGATACCGGTGGATCCATCCGACAGCCTGGGGCGGTCACCGGAACGGTAGGCGTGAAGCCGACCTATGGTGGCGTGTCTCGCTACGGACTGATCGCGATGGCTTCGTCTCTCGACCAGGCTGGGCCTGTGACGCGGACCGTCCTCGACTCTGCGCTTCTCCACGAGCTCGTCGGAGGGCACGATCCCCGCGACTCGACCTCGATCGACGAGCCGGTCCCGTCCCTCGTCGATGCGGCGCGCAAGGGCGCGTCCATGGACCTCACAGGCGTCCGTGTCGGGGTAGTGTCCGAGCTCACGGGCGAGGGATATCAAGAAGGGGTCTCGGCCCGTTTCAACGAGTCTCTCGACCTTCTCCGTGCGGCTGGCGCCGAGATCATCGAGGTCTCCTGCCCGAGCTTCCGCTCCGCTCTCGCGGCCTATTACCTCATCATGCCCGCAGAAGCATCGAGCAACCTTGCGAAGTTCGACGGTATGCGATTCGGGCTGCGCGTCGAGCCCGCGGAAGGCCCGGTGACTGCCGAGCGCGTCATGGCGGCTACCCGTGGTGCTGGTTTCGGTGACGAGGTGAAACGCCGGATCATCCTCGGCACCTATGCGCTGTCTGCGGGCTACTACGACGCGTACTACGGCAGTGCGCAGAAGGTTCGCACGCTCATCCAGCGGGACTTTGAGGCGGCGTTCGGCCACGCTGATGTCCTTGTCTCGCCGACGGCGCCGACGACCGCGTTCAAGTTTGGCGAGAAGCTCGACGACCCGTTGGCGATGTACCTCAACGACGTAGCGACGATCCCTGCCAACCTTGCCGGGGTCCCGGGCATGTCGCTGCCGAACGGGTTGTCCGACGACGGCCTGCCGGTTGGTTTTCAGATCCTTGCCCCGGCCAGGGCTGACGACCGGCTCTATCTCGTCGGCGCCGCCCTCGAGGCTGCGTTGGAGAAGACATGGGGCGGACCCTTGCTCGCCCAAGCACCCGAACTGGAGACTGTCCGATGA
- the gatB gene encoding Asp-tRNA(Asn)/Glu-tRNA(Gln) amidotransferase subunit GatB, which yields MTHARTVDLVDYDDAVARFDPVIGIEVHVELGTLTKMFCAAEVEYGGEPNTQVTPVSLGLPGALPVVNGKAVEYAIRIGLALNCEIAESCRFARKNYFYPDSPKNFQTSQSDEPIAFDGYLDIELSDGTPFRIEIERAHMEEDAGKNLHVGGSTGRIQGAEYSLVDYNRAGIPLVEIVTRPITGAGDRAPEVARVYVQTLRDIFRSLDVSEARMERGNVRADVNLSLRPTPESPLGTRTETKNVNSFRSIERAVRYEVSRQAAVLDAGKTVLQETRHWHEDTSTTTSGRVKSDAEDYRYFPEPDLVPVTPSREWVEEIRAGLPELPVDRRRRLQADWGYTDPEMRDVVNAEAVDLIETTVAAGSDPAAARKWWMGELARAAKTTDVELAELPVTPEQIGQLQALVDSGRINDKLARQVLEGVLAGEGSPEEIVVARGLGVVSDDGPLLAAIDAVLAAQPDIVDKIRGGNLGPVGAIIGAVMKATKGQADAGRVRELIVERIG from the coding sequence ATGACGCACGCACGCACGGTCGACCTGGTCGACTACGACGACGCTGTCGCGCGGTTCGATCCCGTCATCGGGATCGAGGTCCACGTGGAGCTCGGCACGCTGACGAAGATGTTCTGTGCAGCCGAGGTCGAGTACGGCGGCGAGCCGAACACACAGGTCACCCCCGTCTCGCTCGGACTCCCCGGTGCGTTGCCGGTCGTCAATGGGAAGGCCGTCGAGTACGCGATCCGGATCGGGCTCGCGCTCAACTGCGAGATCGCCGAATCCTGTCGGTTCGCTCGAAAGAACTACTTCTATCCTGACTCGCCGAAGAATTTTCAGACCTCGCAGTCGGACGAGCCCATCGCCTTCGACGGATACCTCGACATCGAGCTGTCCGACGGGACACCGTTCCGCATCGAGATCGAGCGGGCGCACATGGAGGAGGATGCTGGCAAGAACCTTCACGTGGGTGGGAGCACCGGCCGCATCCAAGGGGCGGAGTACTCCCTCGTCGACTACAACCGCGCTGGGATCCCGCTCGTCGAGATCGTCACTCGCCCGATCACGGGGGCCGGCGACCGCGCCCCTGAGGTCGCGCGAGTATATGTCCAGACGCTCCGAGACATCTTCCGATCGCTCGACGTCTCTGAGGCCCGCATGGAACGCGGAAACGTGCGCGCTGACGTCAACCTCTCGTTGCGGCCGACCCCAGAGTCACCGCTCGGTACCCGGACAGAGACGAAGAACGTCAACTCGTTCCGGTCGATCGAGCGTGCGGTCCGCTACGAGGTGTCCCGTCAGGCTGCTGTGCTGGATGCCGGCAAGACGGTGCTGCAGGAGACCCGTCACTGGCACGAGGACACGTCGACGACCACCTCTGGTCGCGTGAAGTCCGACGCAGAGGACTACCGGTACTTCCCGGAACCTGACCTCGTGCCGGTCACGCCGAGCCGCGAGTGGGTCGAAGAGATTCGGGCTGGGCTTCCTGAGCTTCCGGTCGACCGTCGGCGGCGCCTGCAGGCCGACTGGGGCTATACGGACCCGGAGATGCGGGACGTCGTCAATGCCGAGGCTGTCGACCTGATCGAGACGACGGTCGCTGCCGGTTCTGACCCCGCGGCGGCCCGCAAGTGGTGGATGGGCGAGCTTGCACGAGCCGCCAAGACGACCGACGTCGAGCTGGCTGAGCTCCCGGTGACGCCCGAGCAGATCGGTCAGCTCCAGGCGCTCGTCGACTCAGGGCGCATCAACGACAAGCTGGCGCGCCAGGTTCTCGAGGGCGTGCTGGCGGGGGAGGGCTCGCCGGAAGAGATCGTGGTCGCGCGCGGGCTCGGCGTCGTCTCCGACGACGGCCCGCTGCTTGCTGCGATCGATGCAGTCCTTGCTGCTCAGCCTGACATCGTCGACAAGATCCGAGGAGGGAACCTCGGACCTGTCGGTGCGATCATCGGAGCGGTCATGAAGGCGACGAAGGGGCAGGCCGACGCCGGTCGCGTCCGCGAGCTCATCGTCGAGCGGATCGGCTGA
- a CDS encoding cryptochrome/photolyase family protein, producing MTSIQWFRRDLRLDDNPALLHAVRDAAATDGGVVGLFVLDDSLWGRSGTPRLRYLQHSLDALSEQMGGRLVVRRGSPAEVVPTVAREACAATVHVAESFEPYGRHRDAETSLALERAGVELRTTGSSYAVSPGRVLSRSGTPYRVFTPFRTAWLDHGWRAPAGSPADHTWIDLPSDSLPPIDDPGDGPVLPEAGERAARTRWREYLDAVARYDDDRDRPDLDATSHVSIALKWGEVHPRTLLSDLRSVPGAGADSFRSELAWREFHADVLFHSPSAATTSLRPVLPDDSWAPDELAAPMLHAWAAGRTGYPYIDAGMRQLLHEGWMHGRTRMAVASFLVKDLHVPWQRGAAHFMDRLLDADVAQNQLNWQWVAGTGLDASPYFRIFNPVLQGKKFDPDGAYVRRWVPELRDITGQAVHEPWRRAQPPTGYPARIVDHAAERKVSLDAYDRARRG from the coding sequence GTGACATCGATCCAGTGGTTCCGCCGCGACCTGCGGCTCGACGACAACCCTGCGCTGCTCCACGCGGTCCGCGACGCTGCTGCCACGGACGGTGGTGTCGTCGGGCTGTTCGTCCTCGACGACTCGCTGTGGGGCCGCTCGGGGACGCCACGGCTGCGCTACCTCCAGCATTCGCTCGACGCACTGTCTGAGCAGATGGGAGGCCGCCTGGTCGTCCGCCGTGGCTCGCCCGCAGAGGTGGTCCCCACGGTCGCACGGGAGGCGTGCGCCGCGACGGTCCACGTCGCCGAGTCGTTCGAACCGTACGGACGCCACCGCGACGCCGAGACGTCCCTCGCGCTCGAGCGCGCAGGGGTCGAGCTCCGGACCACCGGGTCGTCGTACGCGGTCTCCCCCGGGCGCGTCCTGTCCCGGAGCGGTACGCCCTACCGCGTCTTCACCCCGTTCCGCACCGCATGGCTCGACCACGGATGGCGCGCTCCCGCCGGCAGCCCGGCCGACCACACATGGATCGATCTCCCGTCGGACAGCCTCCCGCCGATCGACGACCCTGGCGACGGGCCGGTGCTCCCTGAGGCAGGCGAGCGCGCTGCGCGCACGAGATGGCGCGAGTACCTCGACGCTGTCGCACGCTACGACGACGACCGCGACCGACCAGACCTCGACGCGACGTCTCACGTGTCGATCGCGCTCAAGTGGGGCGAGGTTCATCCCCGGACTCTGCTGTCCGATCTCCGATCCGTCCCCGGAGCCGGCGCAGACTCGTTCCGCTCCGAGCTCGCGTGGCGCGAGTTCCACGCGGACGTCCTGTTCCACTCCCCCAGCGCAGCGACCACGTCGCTCAGGCCGGTGCTCCCCGACGATTCCTGGGCTCCGGACGAGCTTGCTGCACCGATGCTTCACGCATGGGCGGCAGGCCGGACCGGGTACCCGTACATCGACGCCGGGATGCGCCAGCTGCTCCACGAGGGCTGGATGCACGGACGGACGCGGATGGCCGTCGCATCGTTCCTCGTCAAAGACCTCCACGTCCCGTGGCAGCGCGGGGCGGCTCACTTCATGGATCGCCTGCTCGACGCCGACGTGGCCCAGAACCAGCTGAACTGGCAGTGGGTGGCGGGGACCGGCCTAGATGCGTCACCGTACTTCCGGATCTTCAACCCCGTGCTCCAGGGAAAGAAGTTCGACCCAGACGGGGCATATGTCCGCCGGTGGGTCCCCGAGCTCCGAGACATCACCGGCCAGGCAGTCCACGAACCCTGGAGACGTGCGCAGCCGCCGACCGGCTACCCAGCGCGGATCGTCGACCACGCGGCAGAGCGGAAAGTATCGCTCGATGCCTACGATCGGGCTCGCCGAGGCTGA
- a CDS encoding DoxX family protein, whose product MATHTDAQHGETTAVVTGSDIVVRAGARRWLAVARIGTGFIFLWAFLDKTFGLQYSTGAATTDGSPASLSWLDGGTPSQGFMTFGTVGPFKDLFATMASPLTDWLFMIGMLGVGLALILGIGLRVAAVSGTVIMLLMWVAEWPLLRGSTNPIMDYHVVYALVLIIAATTLAGDTWGLGRRWAAIPLVQRQPWLR is encoded by the coding sequence ATGGCAACACACACGGACGCACAGCACGGCGAGACCACCGCTGTCGTCACCGGGTCCGACATCGTCGTCCGAGCCGGTGCACGCAGATGGCTCGCGGTCGCGAGGATCGGCACGGGCTTCATCTTCCTGTGGGCTTTCCTCGACAAGACTTTCGGTCTGCAGTACAGCACCGGCGCCGCGACGACCGACGGCAGCCCTGCGAGCCTGTCCTGGCTCGACGGCGGAACCCCGAGCCAAGGATTCATGACCTTCGGGACGGTCGGCCCGTTCAAGGACCTCTTCGCGACCATGGCGAGCCCGCTCACCGACTGGCTCTTCATGATCGGCATGCTCGGTGTCGGCCTCGCGCTGATCCTCGGCATCGGCCTGCGGGTAGCAGCAGTGTCTGGCACCGTCATCATGCTTCTCATGTGGGTCGCTGAGTGGCCGCTGCTGCGCGGCTCGACCAACCCGATCATGGACTACCACGTCGTCTACGCGCTGGTCCTCATCATCGCTGCGACGACGCTCGCCGGAGACACCTGGGGTCTGGGCCGACGGTGGGCCGCGATCCCCCTCGTGCAGCGCCAGCCCTGGCTCCGCTGA
- the ilvD gene encoding dihydroxy-acid dehydratase, with translation MTATSDEPQETSAARASAPGIDIKPRSRKVTDGIEATASRGMLRGVGLGDDDFAKPQIGVASSWNEITPCNLSLDRLAKAVKQGVHAAGGYPLEFGTISVSDGISMGHEGMHFSLVSRDIIADSVETVMEAERLDGSVLLAGCDKSLPGMLMAAARLDLASVFLYAGTIMPGWVKLEDGTEKDVTLIDAFEAVGACAKGLMSEKDRDTIERAVCPGEGACGGMYTANTMASVAEAIGMSLPGSAAPPSADRRRDAFAHKSGEAVVELLRQGITARQIMTKKAFENAIAVVMAFGGSTNAVLHLLAIAHEAEVDLTLDDFTRVAEKVPHLGDLKPFGRYVMADIDKTGGVPVVMKALLDAGLLHGDCLTVTGKTVAENLADIAPPDPDGKILRSLSNPIHKTGGITILHGSLSPDGAVVKSAGFDSDVFEGTARVFDRERAAMDALADGTIVAGDVVVIRYEGPKGGPGMREMLAITGAIKGAGLGKDVLLLTDGRFSGGTTGLCVGHVAPEAVDAGPIAFVKDGDRIRLDVSSATLDLLVDESEIEARKIGWEPVPHKYTRGVLAKYAKLVHSASQGAVLY, from the coding sequence ATGACCGCAACGAGTGATGAACCACAGGAGACCTCTGCCGCACGAGCGAGCGCGCCCGGCATCGACATCAAGCCTCGGTCCCGCAAGGTGACCGACGGTATCGAGGCCACGGCCTCGCGCGGAATGCTCCGCGGCGTGGGGCTCGGCGACGACGACTTCGCAAAGCCTCAGATCGGTGTCGCGAGCTCCTGGAACGAGATCACACCCTGCAACCTCTCGTTGGACCGCCTCGCGAAGGCCGTCAAGCAGGGGGTGCACGCCGCCGGCGGATACCCGCTCGAGTTCGGTACCATCTCCGTCTCCGACGGGATCTCCATGGGCCACGAGGGGATGCACTTCTCTCTCGTCTCCCGTGACATCATCGCTGACTCTGTCGAGACCGTCATGGAGGCGGAGCGCCTCGACGGCTCTGTCCTGCTCGCCGGGTGCGACAAGTCGCTGCCAGGCATGCTCATGGCAGCAGCACGCCTCGACCTGGCCTCCGTCTTCCTCTATGCCGGGACGATCATGCCGGGCTGGGTCAAGCTCGAGGACGGCACCGAGAAGGACGTCACGCTCATCGACGCCTTCGAAGCCGTGGGCGCGTGCGCCAAGGGGCTCATGAGCGAGAAGGACCGCGACACCATCGAGCGCGCGGTCTGCCCCGGCGAGGGGGCCTGCGGCGGGATGTACACCGCCAACACCATGGCCTCCGTCGCTGAAGCGATCGGGATGTCCCTGCCGGGGTCGGCCGCGCCGCCCTCGGCCGACCGTCGTCGTGACGCCTTCGCGCACAAGTCCGGCGAAGCCGTCGTCGAGCTGCTCCGCCAGGGCATCACCGCTCGTCAGATCATGACCAAGAAGGCGTTCGAGAACGCCATCGCGGTCGTCATGGCCTTCGGCGGTTCCACGAACGCGGTCCTCCACCTCCTCGCGATCGCCCACGAGGCCGAGGTCGACCTCACGCTCGACGACTTCACGCGGGTCGCCGAGAAGGTGCCTCACCTGGGCGACCTCAAGCCCTTCGGTCGGTACGTCATGGCCGACATCGACAAGACCGGCGGCGTGCCTGTCGTCATGAAGGCGCTGCTCGACGCGGGGCTGCTCCACGGGGACTGCCTCACCGTCACCGGCAAGACTGTCGCGGAGAACCTCGCAGACATCGCACCTCCTGACCCGGACGGCAAGATCCTGCGGTCCTTGTCCAACCCGATCCACAAGACCGGCGGCATCACGATCCTGCACGGCTCGCTCTCTCCAGACGGCGCTGTCGTGAAGTCCGCCGGATTCGACTCTGACGTGTTCGAAGGAACCGCCCGGGTCTTCGACCGTGAGCGCGCCGCGATGGATGCGCTCGCGGACGGCACGATCGTCGCCGGCGATGTCGTCGTCATCCGCTACGAAGGCCCCAAGGGGGGGCCCGGCATGCGCGAGATGCTCGCGATCACCGGAGCGATCAAGGGCGCAGGCCTCGGCAAGGACGTGCTGCTGCTCACGGACGGACGCTTCTCCGGTGGGACGACAGGGCTCTGTGTGGGGCACGTGGCGCCTGAGGCCGTCGACGCCGGGCCGATCGCCTTTGTCAAGGACGGTGACCGGATCCGTCTCGACGTCTCCAGCGCGACGCTCGACCTGCTCGTGGACGAGAGCGAGATCGAGGCGCGCAAGATCGGCTGGGAGCCCGTGCCTCACAAGTACACCCGCGGTGTGCTGGCGAAGTACGCGAAGCTCGTGCACTCCGCGTCGCAGGGGGCAGTCTTGTACTGA
- a CDS encoding DUF4352 domain-containing protein — protein sequence MTREPQPGRAAVRARVAVSILTVTFVVAACGDGQIVPARSAAVDSLDYATVDRSITDSRTGSTVTINGLVPNFPVPGGLDISDAVKAFVLVDVTLSTGADVAATTGPSDFRLQSAAGDSVQTSPSLDVALTSATFWPLEDLAPGQSQRGWVAFPLTWDTLDGAVFVMTRPAESTLANGLVLEPEDFQVSLSADPR from the coding sequence ATGACGCGAGAGCCCCAGCCTGGCCGTGCGGCGGTCCGCGCACGCGTGGCGGTCTCCATCCTCACGGTCACGTTCGTGGTCGCAGCGTGCGGCGACGGTCAGATCGTCCCCGCGCGCTCCGCCGCCGTCGATTCTCTCGACTACGCCACGGTCGACAGATCGATCACCGACTCTCGCACCGGGTCGACTGTCACGATCAACGGGCTCGTCCCCAACTTCCCTGTACCCGGTGGCCTCGATATCTCGGACGCTGTCAAGGCGTTCGTGCTCGTGGACGTGACTCTCTCGACCGGTGCAGACGTTGCCGCCACGACAGGCCCCTCCGACTTCCGTCTCCAGTCCGCCGCGGGAGATTCCGTCCAGACGAGCCCGAGCCTCGACGTGGCGCTCACGAGTGCCACCTTCTGGCCGCTCGAAGACCTCGCTCCAGGCCAGAGCCAGCGGGGGTGGGTCGCTTTCCCGCTCACGTGGGACACCCTCGACGGTGCTGTCTTCGTCATGACACGGCCGGCCGAGTCTACGCTCGCCAACGGGCTCGTCCTGGAGCCTGAGGACTTCCAGGTCTCGCTCAGCGCCGACCCAAGATAG
- a CDS encoding VOC family protein, translating to MAVLTGAEIVAALRGTPWNLFLGRLHASFAVENLAAGVRLADRVSEAADSAGHHPDIDLRYTSVHLVLVSHDVQAVTVRDVRLALTIAEIASAEGLAPSATSPQITEIAVDALDIPTIRPFWKTVLAYVDGIDLDSEVGDLCDPRGIGPSVWFQQMSEPRVQRNRIHLDVTIAHREAPARLAAALDAGGVLVSDAAAPRFWVVADAEGNEVCICTPEGRH from the coding sequence ATGGCCGTGCTCACTGGTGCTGAGATCGTCGCCGCGCTCCGCGGGACGCCGTGGAACCTCTTCCTCGGTCGTCTGCATGCCTCGTTCGCTGTCGAGAACCTCGCGGCTGGCGTGCGTCTTGCCGACCGGGTGTCGGAGGCTGCCGACAGCGCCGGGCACCATCCGGACATCGACCTTCGCTACACCTCCGTCCATCTGGTGCTCGTCAGCCATGACGTCCAGGCGGTCACCGTGCGCGACGTCCGGCTCGCCCTGACGATCGCTGAGATCGCCAGCGCCGAAGGTCTTGCACCGAGCGCCACCTCGCCCCAGATCACCGAGATCGCCGTGGACGCGCTCGACATCCCAACGATCAGACCGTTCTGGAAGACCGTGCTCGCGTACGTCGACGGGATCGATCTCGACTCGGAGGTGGGGGACCTGTGCGACCCGCGGGGGATCGGCCCGTCAGTCTGGTTCCAGCAGATGTCTGAGCCGAGGGTGCAGCGCAACCGCATCCACCTCGACGTGACGATCGCGCACCGCGAGGCGCCTGCGCGGCTCGCGGCGGCGCTCGACGCGGGCGGGGTGCTCGTCTCCGACGCGGCCGCTCCACGCTTCTGGGTCGTCGCTGACGCCGAGGGCAACGAGGTGTGCATCTGCACTCCCGAGGGCCGTCACTGA
- a CDS encoding acetolactate synthase large subunit: protein MRSGPTSDADADATQAPMPSAPKPAPRGSAPAQRRAATEIVAPHEVSGAESIVRSLESAGVEVVFGIPGGAILPTYDPLMDSKKLRHILVRHEQGGGHAASGYAHATGRVGVTMATSGPGATNLVTPIADANMDSIPMVAITGQVGASLIGTDAFQEADIVGITLPITKHNFLVTNPDDIPRVIAEAFHIASTGRPGPVLVDIAKSAMQARTTFSWPQEMNLPGYHPVTKPHSKQIREAARLLAGARRPVLYIGGGAIRSGAAAELRKLVDLSGAAAVTTLMARGALPDTHPQNLGMPGMHGTVPAVSALQKADLVFALGARFDDRVTGKLSSFAPHATIIHADIDPAEIGKNRTADVPIVGDLKEVIADLLPELQREHDEHGKPDLEAWWRQIDSWRETYPLGFTEPEDGHLSPQHVISRLGEISGPDTIYVAGVGQHQMWAAQFIKYEHPNTWLNSGGLGTMGYSIPAAMGAKVGQPDRTVWAIDGDGCFQMTNQELATCTINDIPIKVALINNSSLGMVRQWQTLFYESRYSNTDLNTGHGTRRIPDFVKLADAYGCVGIRVEHANEVDAAIKRAEQINDQPVVIDFNVSRDAMVWPMVATGVSNDDIQYARGISPAWDRED from the coding sequence ATGCGAAGCGGACCGACGTCCGACGCTGACGCTGACGCGACGCAGGCACCGATGCCCAGCGCGCCCAAGCCAGCGCCGCGCGGATCGGCACCCGCGCAGCGTCGCGCAGCCACCGAGATCGTCGCGCCGCACGAGGTGTCCGGCGCCGAGTCGATCGTCCGATCTCTCGAGTCAGCCGGCGTCGAGGTCGTCTTCGGCATCCCCGGAGGCGCGATCCTCCCGACGTACGACCCGCTCATGGACTCGAAGAAGCTCCGGCACATCCTCGTGCGGCACGAGCAGGGTGGCGGTCACGCGGCCTCGGGATACGCCCACGCGACCGGTCGCGTGGGCGTGACGATGGCGACGTCGGGGCCGGGAGCGACCAACCTCGTCACCCCCATCGCCGACGCCAACATGGACTCGATCCCCATGGTCGCGATCACGGGACAGGTGGGCGCGTCCCTCATCGGGACCGACGCCTTCCAGGAGGCCGACATCGTCGGCATCACGCTGCCGATCACCAAGCACAACTTTCTCGTGACGAACCCGGACGACATCCCCCGGGTCATCGCGGAAGCCTTCCACATCGCGTCGACCGGTCGTCCCGGCCCTGTCCTCGTCGACATCGCGAAGTCTGCGATGCAGGCACGGACGACGTTCTCGTGGCCTCAGGAGATGAACCTTCCCGGCTACCACCCGGTGACGAAGCCGCACAGCAAGCAGATCCGCGAAGCCGCACGCCTGCTCGCAGGTGCGCGACGTCCCGTGCTCTACATCGGTGGGGGAGCGATCCGTTCCGGCGCTGCTGCCGAGCTGCGCAAGCTCGTCGACCTCTCCGGTGCGGCCGCCGTCACGACGCTCATGGCCCGGGGCGCGCTCCCGGACACCCATCCGCAGAACCTCGGCATGCCGGGCATGCACGGCACGGTCCCGGCCGTCTCTGCGCTGCAGAAGGCCGACCTCGTCTTTGCTCTCGGGGCACGGTTTGACGACCGTGTCACAGGAAAGCTCTCGAGCTTCGCGCCGCACGCCACCATCATCCATGCAGACATCGACCCCGCAGAGATCGGCAAGAACCGGACGGCGGACGTGCCGATCGTCGGTGACCTCAAGGAGGTCATCGCCGACCTGCTGCCCGAGCTCCAGCGTGAGCACGACGAGCACGGCAAGCCTGATCTCGAGGCCTGGTGGCGCCAGATCGACAGCTGGCGCGAGACCTACCCGCTGGGCTTCACCGAGCCCGAGGACGGTCACCTCTCTCCGCAGCACGTCATCTCACGGCTCGGTGAGATCTCCGGACCGGACACCATCTATGTCGCAGGGGTGGGGCAGCACCAGATGTGGGCGGCCCAGTTCATCAAGTACGAGCACCCCAACACGTGGCTCAACTCTGGTGGCCTCGGCACGATGGGCTACTCGATCCCGGCCGCGATGGGCGCGAAGGTGGGGCAGCCCGACCGGACCGTCTGGGCGATCGACGGCGACGGCTGTTTCCAGATGACCAACCAGGAGCTCGCGACCTGCACCATCAACGACATCCCTATCAAGGTCGCGCTCATCAACAACTCGTCCCTCGGCATGGTGCGCCAGTGGCAGACGCTCTTCTACGAGTCTCGCTACTCCAACACCGACCTCAACACGGGTCACGGCACCCGACGCATCCCTGACTTTGTCAAGCTTGCAGACGCGTACGGGTGCGTCGGGATCCGGGTCGAGCACGCCAACGAGGTCGACGCAGCGATCAAGCGCGCCGAGCAGATCAACGACCAGCCCGTGGTCATCGACTTCAACGTCTCTCGGGACGCGATGGTCTGGCCCATGGTCGCGACCGGCGTGAGCAACGACGACATCCAGTACGCACGCGGCATCTCGCCCGCGTGGGACCGCGAAGACTGA
- the ilvN gene encoding acetolactate synthase small subunit: MTRHTLSVLVENKPGVLTRIAGLFARRSFNIHSLAVGPTEHEDLSRVTVVVDVDELPLEQVTKQLNKLVNVIKIVELDPGAAVQRELMLVKVRADLANRTHVLEVVQLFRAHVVDVVPDAVTIEATGNPEKLVALLGALEPFGIREIVKSGTVGIGRGARSITDRALERVARTA; the protein is encoded by the coding sequence ATGACTCGTCATACCCTCTCGGTGCTCGTGGAGAACAAGCCCGGTGTGCTCACGCGCATCGCTGGCCTCTTTGCCCGCAGGTCGTTCAACATCCACTCCCTCGCGGTCGGGCCGACCGAGCACGAGGACCTCTCCCGCGTGACTGTCGTGGTCGACGTGGACGAGCTCCCGCTCGAGCAGGTGACGAAGCAGCTGAACAAGCTCGTCAACGTCATCAAGATCGTCGAGCTCGACCCGGGTGCCGCGGTCCAGCGCGAGCTCATGCTCGTCAAGGTCCGCGCCGACCTGGCGAACCGCACGCACGTCCTCGAGGTGGTCCAGCTCTTCCGTGCGCACGTCGTCGACGTCGTGCCGGACGCTGTGACGATCGAGGCGACCGGGAACCCGGAAAAGCTGGTCGCGCTCCTCGGCGCTCTCGAGCCGTTCGGCATCCGTGAGATCGTCAAGTCCGGCACCGTCGGCATCGGCCGTGGTGCCCGCTCGATCACGGACCGGGCGCTGGAACGCGTCGCGCGAACCGCCTGA